A DNA window from Streptomyces canus contains the following coding sequences:
- a CDS encoding glycoside hydrolase family 48 protein: MPPTRRRRTVRRLWTAVVAAMALPFAMLSAASTPAQAAAVQCSVDYKTNDWGSGFTADLTITNRGTDAINGWTLTYSYAGNQKLSNGWNGTWSQSGQTVTVNSATYNANIAAGSAVTTGAQFTYSGANAAPTNFAINGTSCTGAHQPPITVLTSPAAGAVYTQGTAVPLAATAAAADNATISKVEFYDNTTLLGTDTTSPYSLSVSSLTVGSHSLLAKAYDSLGASGESTPVGITVASGPAVVASATQLAVQQGKTGTYTVKLSTQPSANVTVTTARTGGNAGLSVTGGASLTFTPSNWNTAQTVTITGNASGTGAATFESTATGHAKASVTVTQIAATGTYNARFLDLYGKITNPANGYFSPEGIPYHSVETLIVEAPDHGHETTSEAYSYLLWLQAMYGKVTGDWSKFNGAWDIMEKYMIPTHADQPTNSFYNASKPATYAPELDTPNEYPAKLDTGVSVGSDPIAGELKSAYGTDDIYGMHWLQDVDNVYGYGNSPGKCEAGPTDTGPSYINTFQRGAQESVWETVPQPTCDQFKYGGKNGYLDLFTGDASYAKQWKFTNAPDADARAVQAAYWADKWAKEQGKGSDVSATVGKAAKMGDYLRYAMYDKYFKKIGNCVGPSTCAAGTGKDASMYLLSWYYAWGGATDTSAGWAWRIGSSHAHGGYQNPMAAYALSSYADLKPKSATGAADWNTSLSRQLEFYRWLQSDEGAIAGGATNSWAGRYATPPAGKSTFYGMYYDQQPVYHDPPSNQWFGFQAWSMERVAEYYQQTGNAQAKAVLDKWVDWALSKTTINPDGTYQIPSTLQWSGQPDTWNASSPGANSGLHVTVADYTNDVGVAAAYAKTLTYYADRSGDTQAASTAKALLDGMWSNYQDSLGIAVPENRADYNRFDDSVYVPSGWTGTMPNGDAINASSTFESIRSFYEDDPAWSKIEAYLAGGAVPSFTYHRFWAQADIALAMGSYAELLE, from the coding sequence ATGCCCCCCACCAGGAGACGCCGGACCGTCCGGCGATTGTGGACCGCTGTCGTGGCGGCCATGGCGCTGCCGTTCGCGATGCTGAGTGCGGCTTCAACTCCCGCACAAGCAGCTGCAGTTCAGTGCAGCGTCGACTACAAGACCAACGACTGGGGTTCCGGTTTCACCGCGGATCTGACGATCACCAACCGCGGCACGGACGCCATCAACGGCTGGACCCTGACGTACAGCTACGCGGGCAACCAGAAGCTGAGCAACGGCTGGAACGGGACCTGGTCCCAGTCCGGCCAGACGGTCACGGTCAACAGCGCCACGTACAACGCGAACATCGCCGCGGGCTCCGCCGTCACCACCGGCGCGCAGTTCACCTACAGCGGCGCCAACGCGGCTCCGACGAACTTCGCGATCAACGGTACCTCGTGCACCGGCGCCCATCAGCCGCCGATCACCGTGCTGACCAGCCCGGCCGCGGGCGCGGTCTACACCCAGGGCACCGCGGTCCCGCTCGCCGCGACGGCCGCCGCCGCGGACAACGCGACCATCAGCAAGGTGGAGTTCTACGACAACACCACGCTGCTCGGCACCGACACGACATCGCCGTACTCGCTCTCGGTCTCTAGCTTGACCGTGGGCAGTCATTCGCTGCTCGCGAAGGCGTACGACAGCCTGGGCGCGTCCGGGGAGTCGACGCCGGTCGGCATCACGGTCGCCTCGGGTCCCGCGGTCGTCGCCTCGGCGACCCAACTCGCCGTCCAGCAGGGCAAGACGGGCACGTACACCGTGAAGCTGTCGACGCAGCCCTCGGCCAACGTGACCGTCACGACCGCCCGCACCGGCGGCAACGCGGGCCTCTCGGTGACCGGCGGGGCCTCGCTCACCTTCACCCCGTCGAACTGGAACACCGCGCAGACGGTGACCATCACCGGCAATGCCTCCGGCACCGGCGCGGCGACCTTCGAGTCGACGGCGACGGGCCACGCCAAGGCCTCGGTGACGGTCACCCAGATCGCGGCGACGGGCACCTACAACGCCCGCTTCCTCGATCTGTACGGCAAGATCACCAACCCGGCGAACGGCTACTTCTCCCCCGAGGGCATCCCCTACCACTCGGTCGAGACGCTGATCGTCGAGGCGCCGGACCACGGCCACGAGACCACCTCGGAGGCGTACAGCTACCTCCTGTGGCTCCAGGCCATGTACGGCAAGGTGACGGGCGACTGGTCCAAGTTCAACGGCGCCTGGGACATCATGGAGAAGTACATGATCCCCACCCACGCCGACCAGCCGACCAACTCGTTCTACAACGCCTCCAAGCCGGCGACCTACGCGCCCGAGCTGGACACCCCGAACGAGTACCCGGCGAAGCTGGACACCGGGGTGTCGGTGGGGTCGGATCCGATCGCCGGTGAACTGAAGTCCGCGTACGGCACCGACGACATCTACGGTATGCACTGGCTGCAGGACGTCGACAACGTCTACGGCTACGGCAACTCGCCCGGCAAGTGCGAGGCGGGACCGACGGACACCGGACCGTCGTACATCAACACCTTCCAGCGCGGTGCGCAGGAGTCGGTGTGGGAGACGGTGCCGCAGCCGACCTGTGACCAGTTCAAGTACGGTGGCAAGAACGGGTACTTGGACCTCTTCACCGGTGACGCCTCCTACGCCAAGCAGTGGAAGTTCACCAACGCCCCGGACGCCGACGCGCGTGCCGTGCAGGCCGCGTACTGGGCCGACAAGTGGGCGAAGGAGCAGGGCAAGGGCTCTGACGTCTCCGCGACCGTGGGCAAGGCCGCGAAGATGGGCGACTATCTGCGCTACGCCATGTACGACAAGTACTTCAAGAAGATCGGCAACTGTGTCGGTCCCTCCACCTGCGCGGCCGGCACGGGCAAGGACGCCTCGATGTACCTGCTGTCCTGGTACTACGCCTGGGGCGGCGCCACCGACACCTCGGCGGGCTGGGCCTGGCGCATCGGATCCAGTCACGCGCACGGCGGCTACCAGAACCCGATGGCCGCGTACGCGCTGAGCTCGTACGCCGACCTGAAGCCCAAGTCGGCGACGGGCGCGGCGGACTGGAACACCTCGCTGAGCCGGCAGCTGGAGTTCTACCGCTGGCTGCAGTCCGACGAGGGTGCCATCGCGGGCGGTGCGACGAACAGCTGGGCGGGCCGCTACGCGACTCCCCCGGCCGGGAAGTCGACGTTCTACGGCATGTACTACGACCAGCAGCCCGTCTACCACGACCCGCCGTCCAACCAGTGGTTCGGCTTCCAGGCGTGGTCGATGGAGCGGGTCGCCGAGTACTACCAGCAGACGGGGAACGCCCAGGCCAAGGCGGTCCTCGACAAGTGGGTCGACTGGGCGCTGTCCAAGACCACGATCAACCCGGACGGCACCTACCAGATCCCGTCGACGCTTCAGTGGTCGGGCCAGCCCGACACCTGGAACGCGTCAAGCCCCGGTGCCAACAGCGGACTTCACGTCACCGTCGCCGACTACACCAATGACGTCGGCGTGGCCGCCGCGTACGCCAAGACCCTGACGTACTACGCGGACCGCAGTGGTGACACCCAGGCCGCTTCCACGGCCAAGGCCCTGCTGGACGGCATGTGGAGCAACTACCAGGACAGCCTGGGGATCGCGGTGCCGGAGAACCGGGCGGACTACAACCGGTTCGACGACTCGGTGTACGTCCCGAGCGGCTGGACCGGGACCATGCCGAACGGTGACGCGATCAACGCGTCGTCGACCTTCGAGTCCATCCGGTCGTTCTACGAGGACGACCCGGCCTGGTCGAAGATCGAGGCGTATCTGGCGGGCGGCGCGGTGCCGTCGTTCACCTATCACCGGTTCTGGGCCCAGGCGGACATCGCCCTGGCCATGGGGTCGTACGCGGAGCTTCTCGAATAA